In Mytilus edulis chromosome 13, xbMytEdul2.2, whole genome shotgun sequence, a single window of DNA contains:
- the LOC139501692 gene encoding heat shock 70 kDa protein 12B-like — MANPLMVVAIDFGTTYSGYAFSTRSDFFREPLKIHANQAWNSGKKQLLSLKTPTCLLLGKNKETVAFGYEAEDAYAELVLDNKHKNYYYFDKFKMRLYENKDVNCEMEIADIVGKKMLATEVFGKSIKALSDHFVDLLKTEGASIEWSEIQWVLTVPAIWSDKAKQFMRTSAEVADIQGGNLLIALEPEAASIYCQYLPNEKLTGKDNSVNLGDDGVIYMIVDLGGGTADLTVHEKHKDGSIKELCRANGEDCGGTSVDAAFIRLFDKISGFAMINKLKKDDPSSYLDLTREFETVKRKIDSSSTGKVNFCIPLSTINSICKKQKKCELEELIQKSSFKNKILIRGDKIRIDADLIKSLFAKPIEKITALVKEMNTQLKATDIPLIVMVGGFSECKLIQSALKQAFPQKRVIVPEDAGISVLKGAVLYGHHPEFIASRVIRYSYGTDSYVDFDPFVHDASRKEIMQGKEKCEVFDFIIHQHTQAVIGSEIQRSYFTMYPFQTAMPITLYVSTKENPKYVDEEGCSKFGEVVVDIPHPSEENRTVIVNYNFGKTELTVSAREVKFGSSCRTRIKLL; from the exons ATGGCCAACCCGTTAATGGTCGTTGCTATTGATTTTGGGACAACATACTCTGGGTACGCTTTTTCGACCAGATCCGACTTCTTCCGAGAGCCTCTGAAAATCCACGCCAACCAAGCTTGGAACTCTGGGAAAAAACAACTTCTTTCTTTAAAAACTCCAACGTGTCTTTTATTGGGAAAGAACAAAGAAACTGTGGCATTTGGATACGAAGCAGAAGATGCGTACGCAGAACTTGTTCTTGACAACAAGCATAAAAATTATTACTACTTTGACAAGTTCAAAATGAGGCTTTATGAAAATAAG gATGTGAATTGTGAGATGGAAATTGCTGATATTGTTGGCAAGAAAATGTTGGCCACAGAAGTTTTCGGAAAATCTATAAAAGCTCTTTCTGATCATTTTGTTGACTTGCTGAAAACAGAAGGGGCATCCATAGAATGGTCAGAAATCCAATGGGTTCTCACAGTCCCTGCTATATGGTCAGATAAAGCAAAACAATTTATGAGAACCAGTGCTGAAGTG gcaGATATACAAGGTGGAAACTTACTAATTGCTCTTGAACCAGAAGCTGCTTCTATATACTGCCAGTATTTACCCAACGAGAAATTGACAGGGAAAGACAACTCTGTAAACCTCGGTGATGATGGGGTGATATACATGATTGTTGATCTCGGAG GAGGCACTGCGGATTTAACAGTTCACGAGAAACACAAAGACGGAAGTATAAAGGAACTATGTCGTGCAAATGGCGAAGATTGTGGTGGAACTTCCGTTGATGCCGCTTTCATCAGGCTGTTTGACAAAATCTCAGGGTTTGCAATGATCAACAAGCTTAAAAAGGACGATCCGTCATCATATTTGGATCTTACCCGAGAATTTGAAACAGTAAAACGAAAAATCGACTCTTCTTCAACTGGGAAAGTAAACTTTTGTATACCACTGTCTACCATTAACTCAATTTGTAAAAAGCAGAAGAAGTGTGAGTTAGAAGAACTTATTCAGAAGTCCTcgttcaaaaacaaaattcttatCAGAGGAGACAAAATAAGAATTGATGCCGACcttataaaatcattgtttgcaAAACCAATAGAAAAAATCACAGCTTTAGTGAAAGAGATGAACACGCAATTGAAGGCGACTGACATACCTTTGATTGTAATGGTCGGAGGCTTTTCCGAATGCAAGCTTATTCAGAGCGCATTGAAACAAGCATTTCCACAGAAAAGAGTTATTGTTCCCGAAGATGCCGGAATATCGGTGCTGAAAGGAGCTGTTCTGTATGGGCATCACCCAGAGTTCATAGCGAGTCGTGTCATCCGGTATTCTTACGGAACAGATTCATACGTAGATTTTGATCCATTCGTTCATGACGCATCTCGGAAAGAAATTATGCAAGGAAAAGAAAAATGTGAAGTTTTTGACTTTATTATACATCAACATACACAAGCTGTGATAGGTTCAGAAATTCAGAGATCATACTTTACTATGTATCCGTTTCAAACTGCAATGCCGATAACACTGTACGTAAGCACCAAAGAAAACCCAAAATACGTAGACGAGGAGGGGTGCTCCAAGTTCGGCGAAGTCGTAGTAGATATACCACATCCTTCTGAGGAAAACCGTACAGTGATAGTCAATTATAATTTTGGCAAGACGGAATTAACCGTATCTGCTCGAGAGGTAAAATTTGGATCCTCATGCAGAACACGCATTAAACTTTTGTAA